Genomic DNA from Halobaculum sp. CBA1158:
CGCGACCCGGCCGGTCGACGTAGTGGCCCTGCTCGAACACCATCTCCTCGGGCGTGTCGTCGGCGTCGGCCGGGCCGGCGGGCGTGCCGGGGGCGTCGCTGGCGTCGCCGCCGCTGAAGGCCGCGAAGTGATCGAGGTACGCCCCGCAGGCACCGCTGGCCGTGCCCGTCACGGGGTCCTCGTCGATGCCGCTACCGGGGACGAAACACCGGCCGTGGAGCGTCGCGTCCGCCCCGAGCGCGTCGAAGGTGAACGCGTACACGCCGGCGGCGTCGTGCTCCTCGGCGAGGCTCTCGACGGCGTCGAAGTCGGGGGCCATGTCGCCGAGGTGTTCGAGGAAGTTCACCGGGACGACGAGGAACGGCAGGCCCGAGGAGGCGTACGCGACCGGGAGGTCCGCGCCGATGTCGCGGAAGGCGGCGCTGTCGACGCCGAGCACGTCGCCGAGGCGGTCGTAGTCGACGGCCACCTCGTACACCGTCGGGGCGTTCTGCGTCATCCACACGCGCCCCTCGTCGGTCACCGTTATCTCGATGACGCCCACGTTCGTCTCCAGGGTGTGCGTGCCGGCGTCAATGACGCCCGTCTCGAACAGGCGGGCGTGGGCGGCGACGGTCGCGTGCCCGCAGAGGTCGACCTCTGTGGTCGGGGAGAAGTAGCGCACCCGGCGCTCGGCGGCCTCCGAGGGGCGGAGAAACGCCGTCTCGCTGACGGCGAACTCGCGGGCGATCGCCTGCATCTGCTCGGCGTCGAGTCCGGACGCGTCGGCGACGACGCCGGCGGCGTTGCCGGCCGTCGGTTCGGTCGTGAACGCGTCGACGAGGGCGGCATCCCGGCGGTCGACGCCGTCGGCGTCGCCGGCCGCGGACGCGTCGTCGGCGTCGGCGTCGGAGTTGGAGTCGGAGTCCGTCATGTCCGTCCGTCGGGTCGGCCGCGACAAAACATCACGTGGTCCCCGAACGCCACGCCCGTCTCACCCGTCCCCGTCGGAGGCACCGTCCGGACCCGCCCCCGTCGCCCCGCCCGCATCGCGGTGGACCGCGTCGCCGGCCTCCGGACGCACCGGACCGGCGGCGACCACGTCGCTTCCGAGCCGATCGTACACCTCCTCCGAGGGGAGCCACGAGTCGCGGCCGTACAACTCGGCCGCGCGCTCGGCGGACGTCGAGTGGACTACCGCGCCCAGGCCGACGTGGGCGATGCCCCCGGCGCACATCGGACACGGCTCCGTGCTGGTGTACATCACGAGGTCCGCGCGCTGAGCCGGCGAGAACTCCCGACCCGCGCGGGACGCGAGGGTGAGTTCGGGGTGCCGGCGCACGTCGTCCTCGGTGACGACGGCGTTGCGCTCGCGCATCGCGACCTCGTCGTCCGAGGCGCGCACGAGCACGGAGCCGTACGGGTCGTCGCCGCGGTCGGCGGCGCTGCGAGCCAGTTCGATGGCTTCGCGAACGTGGGCTTCGTGGCGCAGGTCGGCGAAGCGGTCCGGGAGCCGGTCGAGCGACGGTGTCATGTGCGAACGAACGGGCGGATCGATGGTGTAGCTGTCGGCGGTTCGGACGAACCCCGACAGGACTAACCGGCCGGTCCGATACCGTCGATTATGACCGAGATACACGAGGACCAGCGGGTGGCCGTGTTGGCCGACTCGCAGAACCTGTATCACTCCGCACAGAGCGTCTACTCGCGCAACGTCGACTACTCGAAGATGTTGGAGAAGGCCGTGATGGGCCGTCAGCTCACCCGCGCGATCGCGTACGTCATCCGCGCGGACTCCCCCGACGAGGAGACGTTCTTCGAGGCGCTGCGCGACATCGGCTTCGAGACGAAGATCAAGGAGATCAAGACGTTCGGCGACGGCTCGAAGAAGGCCGACTGGGACGTGGGGATCAGCCTCGACGCCGTGACGCTCGCCGACCACGTCGACACGGTCGTGCTGTGCACCGGGGACGCCGACTTCTCGCGGCTCTGCTCGCACCTGCGCCACGAGGGCGTGCGCGTCGAGGTCGTCGCCTTCGAGGAGTCTGCCGCGGCGGACCTCAAGGCGGCGGCCGACTCCTTCATCGACATGAGCGAGCGCGAGGACACGTTCCTGCTATGAGCGGCGACGCGACCCTCGCGGACCTCAGGGTCGTCGCCGACTACCAGTTCGGGGCAGGCGCGGGCGAGGCGCTGTTCCCGGCCGACGAGGACGTGACCGTCCGCCGGTCGACCAGCGGCCGCCCGCGCCAGGTCACCTGCGAGGCCGGACGGATCGTCTCCTACGGGACGGACGGCCGGTTCACCCTCGGCGTCGAGGGGGGACGCCGGCTCCGGGCGTCGCTCCCCCACCCGGAGTACAGCGTCGTCGTCGGCGACGAGTCCGCGCCGTTCGTGCGCGACGGGAAGAACGTGTTCGCGAAGTTCGTCCGGGAGGTGGGCGAGTCGGTCCGCCCGCGCGACGAGGTGGTCGTGGTCCACGACGACGGGACGGTGCTCGCGGTCGGTCGCGCGGAGCTCGCGGCCGCGGAGATGCGCGACTTCTCGACGGGAATGGCTGTGAAGGTCCGGTCCGGCGTCGACCCCGAGTGACAGCGACCCTGCCGATCACAGCACCGCGAGCGCGAGGAGCCACCCCGCGAGCGCGCCGCCGTTCACGAACGGGAGGCCGGCGTGGACGCCGCGGCGGCTGTGGACGAACGCCTGCAGGGCCGCCACCCCGACTAGCGACCCGAGGAGCGCGGCGACCGTCCGGCCCCCGACGCCCCCCTCGGCGACCGCGAGACTGGCGGTCAGCATGGCGGGGAACAGCGCGTCGCCTGCGCCCAGCACGGTCGCCGCCGGCGACCCGGTCGCGTCGGCGTCGCCGACCGTGAGCGCGCGGTCGTCGTAGCCGTCGTCGGTGGGGACGACGAACATCGAGGGGACGCGGAGGTCGGCGCTCGCGCTCGCCATGTCGAGCATGTGGCCGGAGCCGTACACCGCGTAGGCGTCGTAGGCGGTCGCGACGACGAGCGCGACCGCGGCGTACGCCGGGTCGAGGCTCGCGCCGAACAGTCCGGCCGCGCCGGCGACGCCGACCACCGCGACGCCGTTTCGCACGGCGGGCCGGGGGACGCGCCACGCGAGGAGTCCGCCGGCGACGGCGAGCGCCGCGCCCGAGACGGGGCCCAGCAGCGCTGCGGTCGCGAACCACATCGCCGCCGAGAGCGACACGAGCATCACCACGCGGACGACCCACCGGGCCGTGCCGTAGCGGACGACCGCCAGCGACAGGAGGGTTCCGACCACGAGTCCCGCCACCAGCGGGACGAGCGCGTCGCCGCCGTCGCCGTAGCTGACGCCGGTGCCGGCGAGGCGCGGCGCGACCACGACCGCGAGCGCCTGGACCGCGAGGAACAGCGCGCCGACGCCGAGCGCGCCGCGAACCCGGGGGGTGACGCGTCGGCTCACAGGTACGCAGCGACGCCCAGCGCCTCCGCGAGCGGCACGCCAGCCGCGAGCGACCCGAGGAGGTAGCCCCCGATCGCGCCGCCGTTGAGCAGCGGGAGCCCGGCGTGCGGGTTCCCCTTCAGCACCATCCGCAGGAGGACCCCCAGCCCGAGGAAGGTGCCGACGATCGAGAGCAGGGACGGCAGCCCCATCGCGGGGACGACGGGGAGACCGAACGCCGGCGCGGGCGACCAGAACGCCGCCGAGGCGGCCATCACCGCCGGCATCACAGCGTCGCCGAGGCCGATGAAGAACACCTCGCGGTCGGCCTCGTCGGTGCCCTCGGTCGCGCCCTCGGTCGACCCCTCCGCGAGCAGCGAGTAGGACCACTCCAGCGGGATGACGAGCACGACCGGGATGTTGAGGTCGAGCACGCCGTCCGCGAGGTCGAGCATGTGCTCGGTGCCGTACACCGAGATAGCGTCGTACACAGCGAGCACGGAGAGGAGGGCGATCGCCGGGAGGAGTCCGAAGGAGATGCCGAACAGTCCCGCCGCGCCCGCGCCCATCAGCGCTCCCGCGGTGTCGATGACGTACCACTCGGGGTACGCGAGCAGCGCGGCAGAGACGAGGCCGGCGGCGACGAGCGCCGCCGTCCCCGGAAGGAACACCGAGAACACGTACCACGAGAGCGCGCCCGAGGAGGCGACGATGACGAGCCTGACGACCCAGTCGAGGTCGTACTTGAACGCCGCGAGCATCAGCGCCGTGGCGACGAGGATCGCTCCGATGTACAGCCCGGAGTTCGTGGGATCCTGCGGGTCTTCGACGGTCTGGTAACCCGCGGCGTCGAACGTCGGCGCGAGCGACACCGCCCCGACGTGGACGACGAGGAACAACAGGGCCGCGAGGAGGACGCCGCGCGCCGCGCGTGTGTTCATCGACGGCGGCTTAGACCGGCCCGCGTTTGGCGGTTGTGGTTCGGAACGCCCTCGACCGATCCGGGATCTCGGATTCGATATAGCGGTCGAAGATTTATCGAAGCCGTATCGCGATCGACTGCGATACGACCCGAATCGACTGATTTCGACGCTTTCGGCGCTCACGTCCGGTCATTCGCTCGTCTGACGCGGGTTTATACGCGTGGAAGCGCGTCCCCGTGTATGGGAAATCGGGTCGATGACCTCGAAGCGCAAGTCGCCGAGTTGCAGGCCGCGGTCGATGGCCTGACCGAGGAACTGGTCGAAGCCAAAGAGCGGATCTCTCAGTTGGAGCGGTCCAACGCCGTCGAGGCCGACCCCGTCGAGGACCACAACCCCAACGCGGAGTTCGTCCCCAACGAGTCCGCCACCGCCGGGAACGCCAACGGGAGTTCGACGGGCGCGGCCGACGACGGCCGGGTCATGGCCGACGACGAGGACGACGCCCAGAAGGCGGCGCGCGGTGCCGACGGCGACGGGGCGGAGGGAGCCGACGACGACGCCGACTCCACCGACGACGACTCCGACGACATCATCGTCGCGTAACGCCGCCAGCGACGCCTCCGGGCGGGGCGTCACGGCTCACGACACACACCACGCCCCCAACCACACGCATGCACATCACCGAACTCGTCCTGGACAACTTCAAGAGCTTCGGGCGGCCGACGCGGATCCCCTTCTACGAGGACTTCACCGTCATCACGGGCCCGAACGGCTCCGGCAAGTCGAACATCATCGACGGGGTGCTGTTCGCGCTCGGCCTCGCCCGGACGCGCGGCATCCGCGCGGAGAAGCTGACCGACCTCATCTACAACCCCGGCTTCGAGGACGACGAAGGGCCCTCCGGGGACCGGGAGGCCAGCGTCGAGGTCGTCCTCGACAACGCCGACGGCACCCTCGACCGCTCGCAGGTGGTGAGCGCCGCCGGCAGCGACGACATCGGCGACCACGAGGAGATCACGATCAAGCGCCGGGTGAAGGAGACCGACGACAACTACTACTCGTACTACTACCTCAACGGGCGCTCGGTCAACCTCTCGGACATTCAGGACCTGCTCGCGCAGGCAGGGATCACGCCCGAGGGCTACAACGTCGTCATGCAGGGCGACGTGACCGACATCATCAACATGACGCCCCACGAGCGCCGGGGGATCATCGACGAGATCGCCGGCGTCGCCGAGTTCGACGCGAAAAAGGAGGACGCCTTCGGCGAACTGGAGACAGTCGAGGAGCGCATCGACGAGGCCGACCTCCGCATCGAGGAGAAGGAGGAACGGCTCGACCAGCTCGCCGACGAGCGCGAGACCGCCCTCCAGTACCAGGACCTCCGCGACGAGAAGCAGGAGTACGAGGGGTACCTCAAGGCCGCCGAGTTGGAGGAGAAGCGCGCCGACCTCGAGGAGACGCGCGAGTCGATGGCGAGCAGGGAGGACGAACTCGAGGAGCTTCGGGCGGAACTCGACGAGCGCCAGGCCCGCGTCGACGACTTCGAGAGCGACCTCGACGAGATCAACCGGGAGATCGAGCGGAAGGGCGAGGACGAACAGATCGCGATCAAATCCGAGATCGAGGAGATCAAAGGCGAGGTCTCTCGGTTGGAGGGGAAGATCGAGAATCAGCGCGAGCGCGTCGAGGAGGCCGAGGGCGAGCGCCGCGAGGCGTTCGTCGCGATCGACAAGAAGGACGAGGAGATCGACGAACTCGAGTCCGACATCCGGGAGACGAAAGTCGAGAAGGCGAACGTGAAGTCGACGCTGACCTCGAAGCGGACCGATCTGGCGGACGTGCAGGCCGAGATCGACAGCGTCGACACGGAGTTCGACGAGCTGAAGGCGGATCTGGCCGAGAAGAAGGAGACGCTCGAGGAGCTGCGGAGCGAGAAGAACGAGCTCCAGCGCGAGAAGGACCGCCTCCTCGACGACGCGCGCCGGCGTTCGAACGAGATCGGCGACACGGAGGAGGAACTCCAGGAGACGCGCGAGGCGATCCCCGACCTGAATGAGCGCGTCTCGAACCTCCACTCGGAGCTGGACAAAGCGGAGAAGAACAAGGTCAACATCGACGGCGTCATCGAGGACTTACGCGGCGAAAAGGAGGAGTACCAGGACGAACTCGAGGAGGTCGACGCGGAGATCCGCGAGATGCAACAGGAGTACTCGAAGCTCGAGGCGCGGGCGGACGACTCCGGTGACACGTCGTGGCCGCGGGCGGTGACCGAGGTGAAGAACGCGCAGTTCTCCGGCGTCCACGGTCCGGTCGGCGAGCTCGCGTCGGTCCCCGGCGAGTACGCGACGGCGTGTGAGACCGCCGCCGGCGGTCGGCTCGCGAACGTCGTCGTCGACGACGACGGCGTCGGCTCCGACTGCATCGACTACCTGAAGCAGCGCAACGCGGGGCGCGCGACGTTCCTACCCATCACGGAGATGGACGAGCGCGGCCTGCCGTCGCTGCCGAACGATCCCGGCGTCGTCGACTTCGCGCGCAACCTCGTCGACTACGACGCGGAGTACGAGGGGATCTTCTCGTACGTGCTCGGGTCGACGCTGGTCGTCGAGGACATGGACACGGCCCGGCACCTGATGGGTAACTACCGGATGGTCACCCTCGACGGCGACCTCGTCGAGAAGTCCGGTGCGATGACCGGCGGCTCCGGCGGCGGCTCCCGCTACTCCTTCTCGAAGTCAGGGAAGGGGAAGCTGGAGCGCGTCGCCGAGGCGATCCACGAACTCGAGGACGAACGCCAGCGGATCAAATCCGAGATCGCCGACGTCGACGACGACCTGGAGGACGCCCGGTCGCGCGCGTCCGACGCCGCCGAGAAGGTCAGGGACATCGAGTCGGACATCGACCGCGTCGAGGAGCAACTCGAGACGAAAGAAGAGCGGGTCGGCGAGCTGGAGGACCGCCTCGAGGAGCTGCGCGAGGAGCGCGAGTCCGTCGACGAGGAGATGACGGCGCTGGACGGCGAGATCGAGGAGGCGGACGAGGAGATCGCGTCGATCGAGGCGGACATCGAGGAGTTGGAAGCCGAGTTGGCCGACTCGAAGATTCCCGAGCTGTCGGCCGAGGCAGACGAGATCCGCGCGGAGATCGACGACCTCGAGGAGCGGATGGACGACCTCGACGGCGAACTGAACCAGCTCCAACTGGAGAAACAGTACGCCGAGGAGGCCGTCGACGACCTCCACGACACCGTCGAGGAGGCGCAGTCGAAGAAGGCCGACGCCGAAGAGCAGATCGACGAGTACGAGGAGCAGATTGCCGAGAAGGAGTCGACGCTGGAGGAGAAACGCGACGCGATAGCCGAGTTGGAGGACGAACTCGCGGACCTCAAGGAGGAGCGCGAGGGCGTCAAGGAGTCGCTCCGAGAGGCGAAGGCCGAGCGCGACGACCAGGAGAACGAGGTCGAGCGCGTCGTCTCGACGCTGGAGTCGCTGCGCGAGACCGCAGAGCGCCTGGAGTGGGAGATCGACTCGCTGGAGGAGCAGGTCGGCAGCTACGACCCCGAGGAGATCCCCGACCACGACACCGTCGAGTCCGAGATCGACCGGCTGCAAGAAGCGATGGAGGAGCTGGAGCCGGTGAACATGCTCGCGATCGACGAGTACGACGACGTGCAGGCGGACCTCGACGACCTCCGGGAGCGCCGCGACGTGCTCGTCGACGAACGCGAGGCCATCGAGGAACGGATCGACCGCTTCGAGTCCCAGAAGCGGGCGACGTTCATGGACGCCTACGAGGCGATCGACGAGCAGTTCACCGAGATATTCCAGCGGCTTTCCGCCGGGACCGGTGAGCTGGTCTTAGAGGACCCCGAAGATCCCTTCGAAGGGGGGTTGACGATGAAGGCCCAACCGGGGGACAAACCGATCCAACGGCTCGACGCGATGTCGGGCGGAGAGAAGTCGCTGACGGCGCTGGCGTTCATCTTCGCCATCCAGCGGCACAACCCCGCGCCGTTCTACGCGCTCGATGAGATCGACGCCTTCCTCGACGCGGTCAACGCCGAGCGCGTCGGCGAGATGGTCCACGACCTCGCGGGCGAGGCCCAGTTCGTCGTGGTCAGCCACCGCTCGGCGCTGCTGGAGCGCTCCGAGCGCGCCATCGGCGTGACGATGCAGTCGGACAACGTCTCGGCCGTGACGGGCATCCAGTTGGGTGAGGACGGCGAGCCGGTGCCGGAGGTGCAGGCGGATGATTGACGCCCCGGGCGACGTGCGCGAACTCGGTCCCGGCGACGGCGGGACCGACGACGACGAGGTCGAGCCGGTCGAACTGCTCGTCAACCTCGCGGAGGAGGGGGAGATCGACCCGTGGGACATCGACGTGGTCGAAGTGACCGACGCGTTCCTCGACCGGCTCGACGAGGCAGACATCCGGACGGGCGGTCGCGCCCTCTTCTACGCGAGCGTCCTCCTTCGGATGAAGTCCGACGACATGCTCGCGGCCGACGACGACGACCCCGAGGACGAACTCGAGCCGTGGGAGCGGGCGTTCGAGGGCGGCGGCGAGATGGCCGGCGAGGGCGCGCCGATCGACGACGGCTTCGACCCCGTGAACGCGCTGGAGGACGAGATGGACCGCCGGTTGGAGCGCAAGAGCACCCGCGGCTCGCCCGAGACGCTGGACGAACTCGTGCGGGAACTTCGCGAGGCCGAGCGGGGCACCTGGTGGAAGGAGTCCAGGGAGTACGACACCAGCGAGTCGCCGACCGGGTTCTCCCGGGGGACGCAGACGCTGGAGTATCGAGGGGCCGAGGACCTCAGACAGGAGGGCGAACCGGACGAGGACGACGTGACCGGGACGACCCACGAGGAGGACATCGAGGCGGTCATCGACGACGTGCGCGCCGCGTTGCACCCGCAGTACGAGCGCGGGCGGGCGGAGGTGCTGTTCCGAGAGGTCGCCGACACCGGTAGCACAGCGGTGATGACGTACCTCGCGATGCTGTTTCTGGCGCACCGCGGCGAGATCACGCTGGAGCAGGACGACCTGTTCGGCGATCTCTGGGTGCGCGACGCCGGCGTCGCCGCCGCGGGCGACGAGGCGATCGCGGACTAAATACCGGTCCCCGATCCGGCTTCGTTACTCGTCCAGATACTCGTCCACGAACAGCCCGACGCGCTCGCGGGTCTCCTCGGGCACGGCCTCGGCGGGCGTGTTGATCGTCCCCTCGAGCGAGCCGTGGGCCTCGCAGTCCATCTCGTCGGGGAAGGTGCGGACGGCTTCCTCGACGGTCTCTTTGATCGCCTCCTCGTTGGCGGCGGCGTTCTCCAGCACCTCCTCCAGCGTCACCTCGGCGTCCTGTTTCCACACGTCGTAGTCGGTGACCCCGGCGACCGTCGCGTACGCCATCTCGGCCTCGCGGGCGAGCTTCGCCTCCGGGATCGCGGTCATGCCCACGAGATCCCAGCCCTGGCTCTTGTAGAACTCCGACTCGGCCTTCGTGGAGTACTGCGGTCCCTCGATGCAGACGTAGGTCCCCTCGTCGACGACGTCGGAGTCGGAGCCGAGGTCGCCGAGCGCGCGCTCGGCCGCGTCGGCGAGGTGGTCGGCCAGCTTCGGCGAGTACGGGCGCGTGAACGGCTGGTGGACGACGATCCCGTCGCCGAAGAAGGAGAGGTCTCGGTGTTTCGTCCGGTCGTAGATCTGGTCGGGGACCACGAGCGTCTGCGGCGACAGCTCCTCCTTCAGTGAGCCGACGGCGTTGCTGGCGATGACGTACTCGACGCCCGCCTGCTTCAGCGCGTGGATGTTCGCCTTGTACGGCAGGTCCGTGGGCGAGCGCTGGTGGTCGGGGCCGTGCCGGGGGAGGAACACGACCTCGCGGCCGGTGTCGCCGAACTCGCCGATCTCCAGGTCCGCGGAGGGCTCGCCGAAGGGAGTGGTGACTGACTCGGTGCGCGTGTTTCGCAGCGGGAGCGCCTCGTAGATCCCGCTGCCGCCGATGAAGCCGATGGTCATTCGTGACTCACGGTTCCGGCGGTTCGGGCTAAAGCGATGTGGATCCGATCGGGAGAGGGATCACCTCGCCGATCGGAACGCGGATCCACACGTCTTTGTACGACGACGAGGGAGAGAACTCGGACCCATGCTACTCGCCGGAACCGTCGTCGCCGACGCCGAGACGGTCATCGAGAACGGCGCGGTCGTCGTCGACGGCGACCGGATCGTCGCCGTCGGCGACGAGGCCGGTCTCCGCGAGCGCTACCCCGACCACGCGCGCCGCGAGTTCGGGATCGTCGCCCCCGGCACCGTCGGCGCGCACGTCCACTCCGTGCAGTCGCTCGGCCGGGGGATCGCCGACGACGCCGCGCTGCTCGACTGGCTGAACGACCACGTGCTGCCGATGGAGGCCGGGCTCGGTGCCGATGGAATGCGACTCGCGGCCGAACTCGGCTACCTGGAGTGCATCGAGTCGGGCGTCACCACCGTGATCGACCACCTGTCGGTCCACCACGCCGACCAGGCGCTGGCGGCGGCCGTCGACTCGGGCATCCGCGCCCGCGCCGGCAAGGTGCTGATGGACACGAACGCCCCCGACGGCCTCAGCCAGGAGACGGAGCGGGCGCTCGCGGAATCGGAGGCCCTGATCTGGAACTACCACGGAGCCGACGACGGCCGGATCCGCTACGCCGTCACCCCGCGGTTCGCCGTCACCTGCACCGACGAGTGTCTGCGCGGCTGTCGCGACCTCGCCGACGCCTACGACGGCGTCCGGATCCACACCCACGCCTCCGAGAACACCGACGAGATCGGCGTCGTCGAGGAGCGTACCGGCAAGCGAAACGTCGCGTACCTCGACGAAGTGGGCCTCACCGGCGAGGACGTGATCCTCGCCCACTGCGTCCACACCGACGAGACGGAACGCGAGATCATCGCCGAAACCGGGACGCACGTGACGCACTGCCCGTCCTCGAACATGAAGCTCGCATCCGGGATCGCGCCCGTCGAGGACTACCTCGCGCGCGGCGTCACCGTCGCCCTCGGCAACGACGGCCCCCCGTGCAACAACACGCTCGACCCCTTCACGGAACTGAAGCAAGCCAGTCTGCTCGCGAAGGTGGACGCGCGCGATCCCACGGCCGTCGACGCCGCCACGGCGTTCCGGATGGCGACCCGAAACGGTGCCGAGGCCGCCGGGTTCGAGGCGGTCGGCGCGCTCCGTGAGGAGTGGAAGGCCGACGTGATCGGCATCGACACGGACCTGACGCGGGCGACGCCGATCCACGACCCCGTGGGCCACCTCGTGTTCGCGGCCCACGGCGACGACGTGGCGTTCACGATGGTCGACGGCGCGGTGCTGTACGACGAGGCCGACGGCGGGCACCGGACGCTCGACGCCGAACGGATCCGTCGCGAGGCGAACGCGTTCGACGTGCCCGGCGTCGACGCCTGAACCGGCCGACCCGGGCCAGCCCGTCAGTTAGTCAGTCAGTCCGCGACCGCTCCGCCTCCGCCGCCTCCACGTGCCCGCGAGTGAACCCGGGTACCTCGTCGTCGCGCTCGATCCGGTGGACGGTGTACCAGTCGACGGCCGCGACCTCGTCGGGCGCGGCCGGGTACGGGTCGCCAGTCTCGTGCTCGGCTAGGCAGACGACGTTCAGACACGGCTCGCCGGTGTCTAACTCGAACACGCCGCTGGTGACGGCCACGACCTCGCCCACCTCGACGGCGACCTCCTCGCGGAGTTCCCGGCGGACGGTGTGTTCAATTGCGTCCGCGTCTCCGGGCTCGGATTCGAGGGTGCCGCCAGGGAGTCCCAGCGTCCCCGGCGCGTGGTCTTCGTCGGCACCGCGCTCGATCAGCAGGTACTCCGGGTCGCCGTCGCTGAGGCGGTACACCGCGGCGTCGACGTTGACGACGTAGCTGTCGACCATACGTCCGCTCCCGACGGACGCGTGAAAGCCGTTCGGTCCCCGTGTTCCGTGATACCACGCGTGAGAAGCGTTCAAGGCCCGCCTTCGCTTCAGAGGAGATATGACCGGTTCCCCCTCCTCAGCGCACGCGTCGGATCTCGTCGAGGGGGATCTCCTCCGACCGATGTTGCGCGTCGCGTGGCCGCTGGTGTTGATCCAGTTGCTGCAGGTCATGTACAACGTCGCGGACACCTTCTGGCTCGGTCGGCTCTCGGCCGACGCCGTCGGCGCGCTCTCGCTGGCGTTCCCGATCGTGTTCCTGTTCATCAGCGTCGGCGGCGGCTTCACCGCCGCGGGGGCGATCCTCGTCGCCCAGCACACCGGCGCGAGCGCCGCCAGTTCCGGCAGCGACCGCGAGGCGGGCAGAGTCGCCGGCACGGCGCTGGGGT
This window encodes:
- a CDS encoding NUDIX hydrolase, translating into MVDSYVVNVDAAVYRLSDGDPEYLLIERGADEDHAPGTLGLPGGTLESEPGDADAIEHTVRRELREEVAVEVGEVVAVTSGVFELDTGEPCLNVVCLAEHETGDPYPAAPDEVAAVDWYTVHRIERDDEVPGFTRGHVEAAEAERSRTD
- a CDS encoding 5'-deoxyadenosine deaminase; protein product: MLLAGTVVADAETVIENGAVVVDGDRIVAVGDEAGLRERYPDHARREFGIVAPGTVGAHVHSVQSLGRGIADDAALLDWLNDHVLPMEAGLGADGMRLAAELGYLECIESGVTTVIDHLSVHHADQALAAAVDSGIRARAGKVLMDTNAPDGLSQETERALAESEALIWNYHGADDGRIRYAVTPRFAVTCTDECLRGCRDLADAYDGVRIHTHASENTDEIGVVEERTGKRNVAYLDEVGLTGEDVILAHCVHTDETEREIIAETGTHVTHCPSSNMKLASGIAPVEDYLARGVTVALGNDGPPCNNTLDPFTELKQASLLAKVDARDPTAVDAATAFRMATRNGAEAAGFEAVGALREEWKADVIGIDTDLTRATPIHDPVGHLVFAAHGDDVAFTMVDGAVLYDEADGGHRTLDAERIRREANAFDVPGVDA
- a CDS encoding segregation/condensation protein A produces the protein MIDAPGDVRELGPGDGGTDDDEVEPVELLVNLAEEGEIDPWDIDVVEVTDAFLDRLDEADIRTGGRALFYASVLLRMKSDDMLAADDDDPEDELEPWERAFEGGGEMAGEGAPIDDGFDPVNALEDEMDRRLERKSTRGSPETLDELVRELREAERGTWWKESREYDTSESPTGFSRGTQTLEYRGAEDLRQEGEPDEDDVTGTTHEEDIEAVIDDVRAALHPQYERGRAEVLFREVADTGSTAVMTYLAMLFLAHRGEITLEQDDLFGDLWVRDAGVAAAGDEAIAD
- the mtnP gene encoding S-methyl-5'-thioadenosine phosphorylase yields the protein MTIGFIGGSGIYEALPLRNTRTESVTTPFGEPSADLEIGEFGDTGREVVFLPRHGPDHQRSPTDLPYKANIHALKQAGVEYVIASNAVGSLKEELSPQTLVVPDQIYDRTKHRDLSFFGDGIVVHQPFTRPYSPKLADHLADAAERALGDLGSDSDVVDEGTYVCIEGPQYSTKAESEFYKSQGWDLVGMTAIPEAKLAREAEMAYATVAGVTDYDVWKQDAEVTLEEVLENAAANEEAIKETVEEAVRTFPDEMDCEAHGSLEGTINTPAEAVPEETRERVGLFVDEYLDE